ACGTTCTGTGGTAgagaatacccctttggccagccggggtcagctgtcctggctgtgagccctcccagctccttgtgcaccgCCAGCCCCTCGCTGGcagggtggtgtgaggagcagaaaaggccctGGTTAGGGCAAGCGCTGCTCAGCAACGGCTGAAACGTTGGTGTTTTATCAACATCATTATCTCAAGctaaagccaaagcacagcgCTGTACTCGCTGCCAGGCAGAGCTTCAACTCTATCCCAGACAAAACCATGACAGATGGAAGCAGCTCTTGGCTTAAGGGGCTGCTTCCACTGCTCGAGCTTTCCATAGGGCAGGGGCCTTGTTTGATGCCTGCCCCTGTTTCTGCTGATGCTGGGTTTACCTTTCCAAGCCCACATTGAAAGCCACGCTTCCTCCCAGTGTgagaagcagggaggaggctggtgAAAGCCGTGGGCAATCTCCTGGCAGGTTCCTGGTGAAAGCTTGCTCCTTCTACTCCACACACTGGGTGGCCAAGGCAACCTGCCTGCCTGTGCGCAATGGCAAACCTCTGCTGATCAAAGAGAAGAACCAGAGAgcctgcagctgcctggcaCTCCGGTGCAGAAAGTCAGCAGGAAGGATAGGTAAGGATCCTTGTGTCATGACTGCCAAATGCATGCAccccctcagctccctgccGCCACCTCCATCCCTCTGGACAGCGTCCCAGAAAGCCCTGCCGCACATCCTAATGTGGCCAGGGCCCACCAGCAGTTCAAGTAAAgatttctttgttctctgtgcaacctggtcGGATTCCTCTCAAAGCATCTCAGGGAAGGTGACAGTCAAGTTCTCGGTCTATCAGTCGCCCTTCCCCATGAGCTCCCGGCAGCCCCAGTCTGGGTCCGCAGGtgagcagcagaagggccaCCCGAGCTGGGGAGCTCTCACAGCGTAGCTTTGACTTCGTGCTGCGCCTTTGCCTGGCGCGCTGCGTCCCGCCAAGGGGCCGGGTGGTTGCTACCGCAGAGCCGGTGGGGCTGGTCAGCTTCTAAAAGCCACGGTGTGAAATCAGCCGCGAAACTGGCTGGGCACCGCGGTGCCCGTGCGCTGACCACAGACATTCATGGCCAACGCGGTGTTAGCACGCGTTGCGTGTTAGCAACGCATTTGCTTGTGTGGGCAACTTGAGCACGGAAAGGAAAGGGTAAACCTCGAGACTGGGGCTCAGGCACAACACGACCACTCTGGCTAGGTGCCCACGTGTCTCCCGGCTCAGGAACAACTGGAGGAGCTCAGGCGGCAGCTGTCCCCACCAACGGTGGGACCACCAGTCAGGGTGGAAAGAGGGAGCCTCTTCCATTGCCTGGCATTGTCTTCCATGGGCAGTGCTgagggcagctcctgctgctccttcctctcagAGCCTTTTCCTCCGCAGGGTGAAGGAAGATGTAAAATCCTGTGGGACATGGGGGCACCACTTTGGCGCAGAGCTGCCCCTGCCTAAAGGTGAGCCCGATGGCCCTGGCTTTGCACCGCAGCAGTGCTTGGGACAGGGTGGGAGGAGGGCTGCGGGTTTGATGGAGCTGGGGTGCTGGTTgtgtcccccccatccccacagtGCCCAGGCAGCCGGAGCAGCCCCCGGTGCAGCCCTCTGCTCACCATTTTGTGATAAGCTACAGGACCATCACCTTGGGGAACAGCAGCATCCAACCACCAGGTAAGGAGGCTGCCACCTCCCCTTGCCCAGGGTCCAACACTGACAGCCAAAACTtgtcctcccctccctcctgaAATGAGGGCGTGCAGCcgctcccagcacaggcaggggacACCCCTCTTTGGGCAGTGCTCTGGTTACCACACTCCTCCCCGAGGTACCACCACCTCTGCGCCTCACGGCTGAGCTCTGGGTGCTTCACACTGTAGTTACTGCCTTGTTGTTCCAGAACATCTCAAGTGAGTAACTCCGGGCCAGAGGGGAGGAACTTGCTGAAGACCTATTCTTGTTTAGCCAAGCTGTCCTCAACACACTTTGCCTCCAAGTCATTGTTTGCAGCCTTAATGCACGGAAATAAATGCATCGATAAATGCATCCCCTCATGTGTGGGAAGACACCTCATTGACACAAATGTAACAGGGAGAAGCTGGTGAGGAGCGTTCTGGTACGAGCCCACTGGCAGCAGGGGCTTTGCTGGGATAAGGCTGGCCACAGATCCCAtggttttgggggtgggagCGTGAAGGTCTCAGAGTGACAGTGAGGGCAGATGCCCAGGCAACATCAGCAAGCAGGAAGCACCGTTCTATGCAGATATATTTAAACTAAGAAAagttaagaaaacaaacctgaaaatgaCCACCCTCCACAAACACACACGTTAGCAGCTGATGGAGGGGAAAAGCAAGGTGTCAGCTCTAGGACTGGCCACTGAAGCCGCCCTTGGGGTGCGGGATGCAGAGGAGGAAAGTTCCCCACCATAAGCATCCCGCTGCGGTGCTCCAGGGGGGATGCCGGTTTGCACTGCCCCCGACGCGTCAGGCTCCGGCTGGTGCCTGTCCTGGGCGGGTCAATCCAGCTGCATGTTGTACTGCTCGATGAGCTCGAAGAGGCTGAAGGAGTCGGAGAGCTGCAGGCTGACAGTGCCGCTGTCCAGGGAGGACGCTCCCTCCCGCAGGACCTGCTCGTACCAGTACTCACAGAACTTGGGCACCAGCTGTGGCAGCAAAACAACCATCAGGGCGAGGGGCAGCTGCCCAATGGTGCTGCAAAGCCCTGCACAGCCTCGGTGCAGGGCACTCTGTATCTCCCCCAACCCCTGagggtccccatccctgcccagctccctcctgaCCCATCCTGCTGCCCTCTGTCTAGTGTGGCATGCCCTGgtctccccctccccaggcaaCCAGCACCCCTGTACATCCCTCGCTTCCCAAAGGTTCCCCTCCCTGGCTTGcaaccacccacccaccccccagTCCCCAAGGGTACTGTTCCTGGGGCCCCCCTCCCCTGTCACTCAGTTCCCCCATCTCTCCCAGTCCCCAAGGTACCCCCTCCTTGAGTACCCAGATCCCCACATGTCCCAGACCCCCAGGGTCTCTTTCCTCAGGCACCCAGACCCCCATCTCCCCTGGCCCCCAGGAAGTTCCTCCCCccaggcagcagtggggcagtGGTGAGTGTTGGTCCCTGCACCTTGACCAGGATGAGCTTGGACTTCTTGGGCTTGGCCACAGACAAAGACTGCCCAAAGCAGAGGTAGATGGTAAAGTCCGGGGACTGCTTCCTTCTGTCAGTGCGGAACTCCCTCAGCTCTGCAAAGAGAGGCAGGGCTCAGGTTCGGGGGTGCACGGAGGGGCTGGGAGGGGTTCAGATACTTGTGACATCCTGGCGCTGGCTCCCCTGAGCCCCAGAGGCAGGGCAGACCCACCCGGGCACCCCTGCCCACCTGTGCAAAACTCGGTGAAGTCAAAGATGGGGGTTTCCTCATTCCGGACGAGGGGGTTGCGCGGGAGGTCCCCAATGCCCTCAAGCTGCCGGGACAGGGCCCAGAAGACCCTGGACCGCTTGAGGCGGGTGGCAAAGAGCTTGTGGCCGCgatgctccagctgcagccccgCGCCGCGCAGCAGCTCCTCGGTGAaccacagctgcttcttgtcGGGCATCCTGGCGGGGCTGGGGAAGTGCACCAGGCGGCCGGGCCGCCCGGCCACCGCCGGGTCAGCGCTCTGGTACACCAGCAGGCACTGGCTGCCCGCCACCTCCTCCTGGTGGACGAGCTTCCCCCGGTAGTAGATGCTGACGTCCAGGTCGGGGATGAAGACAGCTGCACGGGGTAGCGATCAGCGGCCATATTCCCCCAAACCCAAATGCCCCCCGTCCAGTATTAACATCATACAATAGTTATTATTAATAGTTATAATACTTATTTGCAtctattaataattaataaccCTCACCTGTGTTATCCTCTGGCGGTGGCACAGGGGCAGTAgtggcagcagtggcagcagtgaGGAGCATCACTTCCTGTGGGGTTGGCACAGGGACGGGGACCTCTGGCTGGTGGCACGGCAGCGTCATGGCCCCTGCAGCAGGAGACAGACATGGTGATTAGGGATGCAGCAGGGTGGAAGGGTTGCTTCGGCGTGGGGTGCACAGGGCAgctccccagccccttcccaccccaatATGGTGTTCCTATGCCcagggctggatcctgcccccCAGTACCTACcttgctgctccagcagcataGGGTCCGGGGGGCTGTAGGCACCCAAGGGGGGCTGCTCCACTGGAGGCACCCACTGCTGAGGGGGAGGCTGGAGGCAGTTGTTTTGGCTGAGGTCTGAATGAGGCTGGAGCAGGATGTTCTGCTGAGGGGCATCGCCTGCAGAGAAATCACCAGTGGGAAGCAGCCAGGGTCACCCACCCATCGTGTCACCCACACTGCACCCTGTAAGTGGGGCTGAACTCACCTGCAGGTGCCCACGACGGGGTTGGGGGGCCAAGGTCGCAGGGGCAGATGccacactgctgcagcaccaactgcagctcctccagcagtgATGGCTGTAGAGGGTCAGCACAGCCTGATAGGGGATGGGGTAAGAATGGGGAGACAGTGGGTGGGAAGTCTCACAATCCCAAAACCATCCCGGCTAAGCCTACTGGAATGCCCCCACcgcaccccccaaaaaaatcctGGGGGACCAGCACATACCTGGGGGAGCAATTTCTGGGGCCACATCTTGGGGACTAAACTGCAGCTGTGGAGGGAAGCAGGATGGGGTCTTACTGCTGCGGAGGGGGGCACCCagcctccccctgccccatgcTTCAGCCAGGTACTGGGCTCCAGCTCAGGAGCACCCCAAGGACGCGGGGGTGCAACTCCTGTCAGCGGCAGAGGGGACTCTCCAGCCTGCCATGCCCCC
The Lathamus discolor isolate bLatDis1 chromosome 6, bLatDis1.hap1, whole genome shotgun sequence DNA segment above includes these coding regions:
- the IRF7 gene encoding interferon regulatory factor 7, with amino-acid sequence MTTSFPGTRAIKGPGWRHPGTPSSDRAAAPRGTMASDGDAPKLRFVPWLLRAVTSGIYQGLCWTDPDRGAFRVPWKHNSRKDVTSSDWEIFKAWAKVTRRHEECPENPVRWKTNFRCALKSTQMFVELEDHSKCADDPHKVFAINLDLWRAKVGDFSSPNPAADQQPLQQQLQLQFSPQDVAPEIAPPGCADPLQPSLLEELQLVLQQCGICPCDLGPPTPSWAPAGDAPQQNILLQPHSDLSQNNCLQPPPQQWVPPVEQPPLGAYSPPDPMLLEQQGAMTLPCHQPEVPVPVPTPQEVMLLTAATAATTAPVPPPEDNTAVFIPDLDVSIYYRGKLVHQEEVAGSQCLLVYQSADPAVAGRPGRLVHFPSPARMPDKKQLWFTEELLRGAGLQLEHRGHKLFATRLKRSRVFWALSRQLEGIGDLPRNPLVRNEETPIFDFTEFCTELREFRTDRRKQSPDFTIYLCFGQSLSVAKPKKSKLILVKLVPKFCEYWYEQVLREGASSLDSGTVSLQLSDSFSLFELIEQYNMQLD